CTATTTCAGCATGTAAGGGAGTAGGTATTTGATGTTTTAACTGATTACCTTGGCTTTGGCTTGTTAGTCTCAATCAGTTTCTTCCTTCTGGGTATGGTTTTCAGAGAATAATTCGATGTGGTGGTGCTGTTGATGATGACATGGCCAACATAATTGTTGCTCAACTTCTTTATCTCGATGCTATTGATCCTAGCAAGGTCCGGCGATggatgcttttttttttattattatcaatcagcttaatttttaatattttctcaTGGCTACTaaaattttaaagattttatgaTTAATCCATATTATGCTTTCTGACACTAAATTGTACTCAGGATATTGTCATGTACATAAATTCACCTGGTGGATCGGTTACAGCTGGTAATATATACATCCGAAGCTGGTTTGCATTATTCTCTCTTATGAAATGTATTGCCACTTAATTTATTTAATGCTCTATATTTGTAGGAATGGCCATATTTGACACAATGAAGCATATCCGGCCTGATGTCTCCACTGTATGTGTTGGACTAGCTGCTAGGTACTTGATTGATTCAATACAAAATTAGTCGCCTTTTGGTGACTTTTAATTAAAGACAAATTACTCTGTGTGCTAATTTTGTATCTCCACTTTTCTGTGTACAGTATGGGAGCGTTCTTGCTAAGCGCTGGCACTAAAGGTAAAACAGTTTCGATGACAGGTTCTGTTTATAGTTTTTCATTTCATGTTTTCTAAAGCAATTCTTTTGTTTGCTATATAAATTAAGGGAAAAGATTCAGCTTACCAAACTCAAGGATTATGATCCATCAGCCGCTTGGTGGAGCTCAAGGTGGGCAAACCGATATAGATATTCAAGTAAGTAATATTTTCTCTCGACTTCAACTTGTCATCATACCTTTAACTCCTTGTTGGTTAACATGCTTAAAAGTGGTCTTTTGATAGAGTGCTTATgtccaaatagtggcctatcaCATATAAAGTTACAGATTAGAATTgaacttttatttttctctgtGTTCTTACAAGTTCTacttcaatatttatttaaacaggGTAACTGCAGAAATGGAGttgtatctattttttttttcttccataACTAGTTTATGATTGGTCAGTCAGTCCCTAACACATGAGTTATTTGTTTAGGCAAATGAAATGTTGCATCACAAGGCAAATTTAAATGGCTACCTCTCTTATCACACCGGTCAAAGTCTAGACAGGATTAACCAGGACACCGATCGCGATTTCTTCATGAGTGCAAAAGAAGCCAAAGAATATGGACTTATAGATGGTGTGATTTTGAATCCTCTCAAAGCTCTCCAGCCTTTGCCCGTTGCAGCAGCTGACGGTGAAGCTGGTAAATCTGCCGCAGAAACTACATCAGACAGCTAAGGTGATATGGCCTGTAAACTTCTCCCAAAAAGCATATGATTATGAATAACTGTTGTAGAGTTCGATGAAAGGATTCCTATAGTTTTCCCATCTCATTTTAATGTCGAgcaatttagtatttttgttaAGACTTGAGACAGAGTAGTAGGAAATCTTTAAGTTTTGACATTTCGTCCCTCTGAGATACATATTGAGAAATAGATTATTTGCAATTGACTTATTTGAGTTTTTTCTCATGTGAACTGCTGGAGATAAATTTGTGAAAGAGAAATGGaaggaaaaaaattattgagaGATAGGATTCTTTCCTTTCTATAACTAATTGATAAAAGTGTCAATATAGCCATAGAAAGTTAACAGTTTATTAATCAAGAATTTCAATTAATATTAGACTATTGTCCAAGTTATGAAACTAATATATGTCTATATCAATTTTTGCTTCAAGGATACAAATTCAAGCATTAACTTCATAAGATACATGATAATAATATATGCCTatcattacaaaattaaaatcaaagaatTTATCATGCAACATTCAAATTTTGCGTCTATTAATcacaactttttcaaatttgacAATTGGCTCAATTGCCAATAAGGTAATAAAACAATAGCAAacattttaaacaataaaattactTGAATGCATATACATCAATGACATTTAATATCATAGGCAAAGTAGTAATAATTACAAATTAAGATTTATCAATGATTCTAACTATATGAAAGGTTCAGCTCATAACTATCCAGATTTGATCAAATTATATGTTAGATTTTTCCAACTGAaatggtaaatactattttggatcctgtgttttgcaaaagttactaattagaccttctgttttgttaaatgacaaaatagattatgtattttctaaaattgtacaaatgggaccttgaattgattttttgtcaaaataaaacttaataataatctgatctagagatattatgacaaaactggttacattttctatatctgttcgtgttagaaattgttttaaagttgattacattaaaaaaataatttttttaaaaaattgagctcagggtccaaattttactattttgaaaaatataaggtccattttgtcatttaacaaaacagagggtccaattggtaacttttgcaaaacacagaatccaaaatggtatttattcTAATTTCAATTAAGCAGTGAATGGTTGATATGGAAGAATTAgagagttatatatatgtgtaatcAAAACCTGAATTAATAAATACTAATCATATAAAGGAACACAAAgggaaagaaaagagagagagagacttacaaaaataattaggtttaaggttatgaataattaggtttaagtatatatatttaattataatagatatttataaaaataataaaaaaaattaatagttacATTAggattatttttaattacatgtgtatagtttttttaatttaatttcttatttttaattaattaataaaataatattataaatttaataaaaaattcaaaatagggaaaattaattaaataatatttataaacttaataaaagaattaagaagaaaatagataaaaatattTGGAACATGTCACCGTCTTATTTCTttatgagcattgctattatgTACCAGTAGTGCTTAACACTTTATCGACATGTCGGGTtattggttagcgatattccTTAAAAGctaatattaaactatatgagacTCAATACTTAGTTAGACTAATAGCGATATTAACATATAGGAGGATGCTAAACACCACTGATACCCTTTATCATTTctctctttttatatatatatatatttatatatagatagatagattcaaattattaattttgtaatataagTCAAACAAATAATATTTCACTACACAATTATCTGGCTGCAACTCGCCACGTTGGAATCGATAAAAATGCCACGTTGGCTGCAACTTTTATTAGTTTAGACTTCAAAATCATCAACTAATTAATGTAttatatgctattatatataATGCATATTGATACAAAACGTATAATGCATAATCATAACAACAAACCAAGAAAGAAAACTATgcatataattatttccatatatatatataacttaatttgATTCCTAATCATGACTTTCATAGACATGGCAACCACTCTAGctatatcatataatatattatattatatatatgtatatataatgtcCATTTTTCTCATCCACAATTGAAAAGCTATTACAACTCTTTATATAActgtatattataaaatttagttttagtaCATAAGAGAAAAATGGATGATCAAAACTTGGAAGAGAAGGCTAATGATCACCACGATGAGAAGATATTGTTAATCATAATCAAATCAACGATTGTGAGAGTCTCATTTCGCATAATTACACTAACCCTACTAGCCCTTTTACTCCCTCTAGCTTTTCTCCACCTTGCAAAGATTGTTTTCTCTCGTTTTCTTCTCCTAAGCCAAGTAGCTCTAATACCAATTATaccactctcttcttcttcatcatctcaATATCCCAATCACTCGTATCTCCACACCACAAACCTAGCTATCCTCTATCTCATAGTCTCCACCTTAAGCCTTGTTACACTCCTCCACACCCTAACCAATAATAAACTCACTACTACTAGTCTCACCACCACTACTACTACTCTAGGGAACTACGTAGCATGGATTTTACTTCTAACCATGCAAGTTTCCATTGGTTTAGGGTTAGGGAATAACGACTTATTATCATTAGTAGTAGAAGGTAATAAATTCTCAAGTGTCCGTACGGACAGGACTTTGTATAGTAAA
Above is a genomic segment from Cannabis sativa cultivar Pink pepper isolate KNU-18-1 unplaced genomic scaffold, ASM2916894v1 Contig3, whole genome shotgun sequence containing:
- the LOC115707753 gene encoding ATP-dependent Clp protease proteolytic subunit 5, chloroplastic, whose amino-acid sequence is MAHTLVSTSTSSLRFNSLALAPNPTSYSDPPKLSLAFEPLRSRKSRKLVGNVNNAQNSRIKAVYSSEYWVPEKNSREGIWSIREDVQTPSSPYFPTYAQGQGPPPMVQERFQSVISQLFQHRIIRCGGAVDDDMANIIVAQLLYLDAIDPSKDIVMYINSPGGSVTAGMAIFDTMKHIRPDVSTVCVGLAASMGAFLLSAGTKGKRFSLPNSRIMIHQPLGGAQGGQTDIDIQANEMLHHKANLNGYLSYHTGQSLDRINQDTDRDFFMSAKEAKEYGLIDGVILNPLKALQPLPVAAADGEAGKSAAETTSDS